A genome region from bacterium includes the following:
- the glmS gene encoding glutamine--fructose-6-phosphate transaminase (isomerizing) — protein sequence MCGIVGYVGRQDALPILIAGLHRLEYRGYDSSGVAVVTRGGLKVHKAAGKVRQMEATLPRRLKGTVGIAHTRWATHGEPTDANAHPHRDCSGHIAVVHNGIIENAAELRAELEAKGHVFASETDTEVLAHLIEAFGGELDAAVRQALAVIQGTYGIAVVDARQPDRLVAARNGSPVVIGVGEREMFIASDVAALVRHTEQVLYLDDREVAVLDAGGYRTVTLDDQPTTKAPATVQWGQEAYDRGEHDHFMLKEILEQPEACERTLKGRLDLQFSTAHLGGLNLTPRDLLDIKRVKILGCGSAYYSGIGGAHLLEALARVPADAEAASEFRYRNPVIEKDCLYVAVSQSGETADTLAAVHEVQRKGGRVLGIVNVVGSSIARAVDGGIYIHAGPEVSVASTKVFTCTLVAFALLALYLGRIRDLSPSAGRRIIDGLQKLPEQMRAVLRGAEQIRAVARAHATRDNAFYIGRANGYPVALEGAQKLKEIAYVHAEAYPASELKHGPLALVCPETPTFVVLPRDHLYEKSLSSLEEIRARRGPVIAVTHAGDERLPGRSDALLLVPPNEDELNPILLTLPLQLVAYYAAVELGRDVDQPRNLAKSVTVE from the coding sequence ATGTGTGGGATCGTCGGCTACGTCGGGCGGCAGGATGCGCTGCCGATTCTGATCGCCGGGCTGCATCGGCTGGAGTATCGCGGTTACGACTCGTCGGGGGTCGCGGTGGTGACCCGCGGCGGGCTGAAGGTGCACAAGGCGGCGGGGAAGGTGCGGCAGATGGAAGCGACGCTGCCGCGGCGGTTGAAGGGGACGGTCGGCATCGCGCACACGCGGTGGGCGACGCACGGGGAGCCGACGGACGCCAACGCGCACCCGCACCGCGACTGCAGCGGCCACATCGCCGTCGTGCACAACGGCATCATCGAGAACGCCGCCGAGTTGCGCGCCGAGCTGGAGGCGAAGGGGCACGTCTTCGCGTCCGAGACCGACACCGAGGTGCTGGCGCATCTCATCGAGGCGTTCGGCGGCGAGCTCGACGCGGCGGTGCGGCAGGCGCTGGCGGTGATCCAGGGCACCTACGGCATCGCCGTCGTCGACGCGCGCCAGCCGGATCGGCTGGTCGCGGCGCGCAACGGCAGCCCGGTGGTGATCGGCGTCGGCGAGCGCGAGATGTTCATCGCCTCCGACGTCGCCGCCCTGGTGCGTCACACCGAGCAGGTGCTGTACCTCGACGACCGCGAGGTCGCGGTGCTCGATGCCGGCGGCTATCGCACGGTGACGCTCGACGACCAGCCGACCACCAAGGCGCCGGCCACGGTGCAGTGGGGCCAGGAGGCCTACGACCGCGGCGAGCACGACCACTTCATGCTCAAGGAGATCCTCGAGCAGCCGGAGGCGTGCGAGCGGACGCTGAAGGGGCGGCTCGACCTGCAGTTCAGCACCGCGCACCTCGGCGGTCTCAACCTGACGCCGCGCGATCTGCTCGACATCAAGCGGGTGAAGATCCTCGGCTGCGGTTCGGCGTACTACTCCGGCATCGGCGGCGCCCACCTGCTGGAGGCGCTGGCCCGCGTGCCCGCCGACGCCGAGGCGGCGTCGGAGTTCCGCTACCGCAATCCGGTGATCGAGAAGGACTGCCTGTACGTCGCCGTCAGCCAGTCGGGCGAGACCGCCGACACGCTGGCCGCGGTGCACGAGGTGCAGCGCAAGGGCGGGCGGGTGCTCGGCATCGTCAACGTCGTCGGCTCGAGCATCGCCCGCGCCGTCGACGGCGGGATCTACATCCATGCCGGGCCCGAGGTGTCGGTGGCGTCGACCAAGGTGTTCACCTGCACGCTGGTCGCCTTCGCCCTGCTGGCGCTCTACCTCGGCCGCATTCGCGACCTGTCGCCATCGGCGGGGCGGCGGATCATCGACGGGCTGCAGAAGCTGCCCGAGCAGATGCGCGCCGTCCTGCGCGGCGCCGAGCAGATCCGCGCCGTCGCCCGCGCCCATGCGACGCGCGACAACGCCTTCTACATCGGCCGCGCCAACGGCTACCCGGTGGCGCTGGAGGGGGCGCAGAAGCTGAAGGAGATCGCCTACGTCCACGCCGAGGCCTATCCGGCCTCGGAGCTCAAGCACGGGCCGCTGGCGCTGGTGTGCCCGGAGACGCCGACCTTCGTCGTTCTGCCGCGCGACCACCTCTACGAGAAGTCGTTGTCGTCACTGGAGGAGATCCGCGCCCGGCGCGGGCCGGTGATCGCCGTCACCCACGCCGGCGACGAGCGTCTGCCGGGGCGCAGCGACGCCCTGCTGCTGGTGCCGCCGAACGAGGACGAGCTCAACCCGATCCTGCTCACCCTGCCGCTGCAGCTCGTCGCCTACTACGCCGCCGTCGAGCTCGGCCGCGACGTCGACCAGCCGCGGAATCTGGCGAAGAGCGTGACGGTGGAGTGA
- a CDS encoding chalcone isomerase family protein encodes MSSGVATRAMRWMTAMALAVQAVVWSGPVGARGGIEIEGVTFAPSVHAGGRLLVLNNAGLLRYRVVIKAYVAALHLEEGAAPGSALGDVAKRLEAEYFWALAGRDFGPATIEGMARNVDAATLASLRPRLEQFARLFVDIRPGDRYALTYLPGVGTELSLNGRPLGTIPDADFAAALFAIWLGPQPLDGDLKRALLASR; translated from the coding sequence ATGAGTTCAGGGGTGGCGACGCGGGCGATGCGCTGGATGACGGCGATGGCGCTGGCCGTGCAGGCGGTGGTCTGGAGCGGGCCGGTCGGCGCGCGCGGCGGCATCGAGATCGAGGGGGTGACCTTCGCCCCCAGCGTCCACGCCGGCGGTCGTCTGCTGGTGCTCAACAACGCCGGTCTGTTGCGCTACCGCGTCGTCATCAAGGCGTACGTCGCGGCGCTCCATCTCGAGGAGGGAGCGGCGCCGGGCAGCGCGCTCGGCGACGTCGCCAAGCGGCTGGAGGCGGAGTACTTCTGGGCCCTCGCCGGCCGCGACTTCGGGCCGGCGACGATCGAGGGCATGGCGCGCAACGTCGACGCCGCGACGCTCGCCTCGCTGCGGCCGCGCCTGGAGCAGTTCGCGCGGCTGTTCGTCGACATCCGCCCCGGCGACCGCTACGCGCTCACCTACCTCCCCGGCGTCGGCACCGAGCTGTCGCTGAACGGGCGCCCGCTCGGCACCATCCCGGACGCCGATTTCGCCGCCGCGCTGTTCGCCATCTGGCTCGGCCCGCAGCCGCTGGACGGCGACCTCAAGCGCGCCCTGCTGGCCAGCCGATGA
- a CDS encoding lysophospholipid acyltransferase family protein encodes MSDAPLSPPRWRAWARRATTITLYASAWLLLLATLPALALAAAATDAWRGDRRWPTLRCLAFALLYLSCEVAGVAAAGVLWLATAGGRGRVSTPAARLSGLSDAYLRANFRLQCWWACRLFHGAERIFGLRTVVSGDAAVRSGPYLLFLRHASIGDTVLPAVHIGARHGIMLRYVMKRELLWDPCLDIVGNRLPNYFVQRGSGDSGREIAAVQRLIEQLGPNDGVLLYPEGTRFSPAKRERVVARLRGALPARLQARAERLRHTLPPRLGGALGLLEKNPGADVVFCAHTGFEGAASVRDLLAGALIGREVRVAFWRVPFASIPRDADGRAEWLYAHWQRIDDWVDAALAAAAAPPRPRALSA; translated from the coding sequence ATGAGCGACGCGCCGCTGTCGCCGCCGCGGTGGCGCGCCTGGGCGCGCCGCGCCACGACGATCACCCTCTATGCCTCGGCCTGGCTGCTGCTGCTGGCGACCCTGCCGGCGCTGGCGCTGGCGGCCGCGGCGACGGACGCGTGGCGCGGCGATCGGCGATGGCCGACGCTGCGCTGCCTCGCCTTCGCGCTGCTCTACCTGAGCTGCGAGGTGGCCGGCGTCGCCGCCGCCGGTGTCCTCTGGCTGGCGACCGCCGGCGGGCGCGGCCGCGTCAGCACGCCGGCGGCGCGGCTGAGCGGCCTGTCCGACGCCTACCTGCGCGCCAACTTCCGGCTCCAGTGCTGGTGGGCGTGCCGCCTCTTCCACGGCGCCGAACGGATCTTCGGCCTGCGCACCGTGGTCAGCGGCGACGCGGCGGTGCGCAGCGGCCCGTACCTGCTGTTCCTGCGCCACGCGAGCATCGGCGATACCGTGCTGCCGGCGGTGCACATCGGCGCCCGGCACGGCATCATGCTGCGCTACGTGATGAAGCGCGAGCTGCTGTGGGATCCCTGCCTCGACATCGTCGGCAACCGCCTGCCGAACTACTTCGTGCAGCGCGGCTCCGGCGACAGCGGGCGCGAGATCGCCGCCGTGCAGCGCCTGATCGAGCAGCTCGGCCCGAACGACGGCGTGCTCCTCTATCCGGAGGGGACGCGGTTCTCGCCGGCGAAGCGGGAGCGCGTCGTCGCCCGCCTGCGCGGGGCGCTGCCCGCCAGGCTGCAGGCGCGCGCCGAGCGGCTGCGCCACACCCTGCCGCCGCGCCTCGGCGGCGCGCTCGGCCTGCTGGAGAAGAACCCCGGCGCCGACGTCGTGTTCTGCGCCCACACCGGCTTCGAGGGCGCGGCGAGCGTCCGCGACCTGCTGGCGGGGGCCCTGATCGGCCGCGAGGTGCGGGTCGCCTTCTGGCGCGTCCCCTTCGCCTCCATCCCGCGCGACGCCGACGGGCGCGCCGAGTGGCTCTACGCCCACTGGCAGCGCATCGACGACTGGGTCGATGCCGCCCTCGCCGCCGCGGCCGCGCCGCCGCGCCCGCGCGCCCTCTCCGCCTGA
- a CDS encoding DUF1295 domain-containing protein — MPPSPPRPRRRARAPSPPETAVDLGTILLATALATLLAQLLLWLASLRLRDVSIVDIYWGLGFALIAIVAAALAGGYPWRKLLLTLLTVLWGLRLAFYLFWRNAGHGEDYRYQAMRRHHGARFPLVSLATVFGLQGALMWVVSLPVQVGQTTVAPAHLTWLDAAGAALWALGLACESVGDWQLARFKADPANAGAVMDRGLWRYTRHPNYFGDACVWWGLWLVAAAGGAWWTVLSPALMTFFLMKVSGVALLERSIGRRRPGYADYVARTSAFIPWFPKAG; from the coding sequence ATGCCGCCCTCGCCGCCGCGGCCGCGCCGCCGCGCCCGCGCGCCCTCTCCGCCTGAGACCGCCGTGGACCTGGGCACCATCCTCCTCGCCACCGCGCTGGCGACGCTGCTCGCCCAACTGCTGCTCTGGCTCGCCAGCCTGCGCCTGCGCGACGTCAGCATCGTCGACATCTACTGGGGCCTCGGCTTCGCCCTGATCGCCATCGTCGCCGCGGCGCTGGCCGGCGGCTATCCGTGGCGCAAGCTGCTGCTGACCCTGCTCACCGTCCTGTGGGGGCTGCGCCTCGCCTTCTATCTGTTCTGGCGCAACGCCGGTCACGGCGAGGACTACCGCTACCAGGCGATGCGCCGCCACCACGGGGCGCGCTTCCCGCTCGTCAGCCTGGCGACCGTGTTCGGACTGCAGGGCGCGCTGATGTGGGTGGTGTCGCTGCCGGTGCAGGTCGGGCAGACGACCGTCGCGCCGGCGCACCTGACCTGGCTCGACGCCGCCGGCGCCGCGCTGTGGGCGCTCGGTCTCGCCTGCGAGAGCGTCGGCGACTGGCAACTGGCACGCTTCAAGGCCGACCCGGCGAACGCCGGCGCGGTCATGGATCGCGGCCTGTGGCGCTACACCCGCCACCCCAACTACTTCGGCGATGCCTGCGTCTGGTGGGGGCTGTGGCTGGTCGCCGCCGCCGGCGGCGCCTGGTGGACGGTGCTGAGCCCGGCGCTGATGACCTTCTTCCTGATGAAGGTCTCCGGCGTCGCCCTGCTGGAGCGCTCGATCGGCCGGCGGCGTCCGGGCTACGCCGACTACGTCGCCCGCACCTCGGCCTTCATCCCCTGGTTTCCGAAGGCCGGCTGA
- a CDS encoding MerR family transcriptional regulator, with translation MEYSVEQLAGAAGVSIDTIRFYQAKGLLPAPRRAGRRAVYGTAHLEVLERIKRYQADGLPLAVVKRLLTSGASGAKKAALLEAVSAESGEPSLTRAELAARSGVPEPFLASIEAAGLLVPALVDGEPRYGEADLRMARAGLAVLGAGFPLPELMQMALRHAQHVEGLADDAVALFDRFVRKVDGGGADPERIAETFRELLPAVTTLVALHFQRTLLQRALARLRQQPDAAALEQAVAVIESGRLEVAWR, from the coding sequence ATGGAGTACAGCGTCGAGCAACTGGCGGGCGCGGCCGGGGTGTCCATCGACACCATCCGCTTCTACCAGGCGAAGGGCCTGCTGCCGGCGCCGCGCCGGGCGGGACGGCGGGCGGTGTACGGCACGGCGCACCTCGAGGTGCTGGAGCGGATCAAGCGCTATCAGGCGGACGGCCTGCCGCTGGCGGTGGTCAAGCGACTGCTGACCAGCGGCGCCTCGGGCGCCAAGAAGGCGGCGTTGCTCGAGGCGGTCAGCGCCGAGAGCGGCGAGCCCTCGCTGACCCGCGCCGAGCTGGCGGCGCGCTCCGGCGTTCCGGAGCCGTTCCTGGCCTCGATCGAGGCGGCGGGTCTGCTGGTCCCGGCGCTGGTCGATGGCGAGCCGCGCTACGGCGAGGCCGACCTGCGCATGGCGCGCGCCGGCCTGGCGGTGCTCGGCGCCGGCTTCCCGCTCCCCGAGCTGATGCAGATGGCGCTGCGCCACGCCCAGCACGTCGAGGGGCTGGCCGACGACGCCGTCGCCCTCTTCGACCGCTTCGTGCGCAAGGTCGACGGCGGCGGCGCCGACCCGGAACGCATCGCCGAGACGTTCCGCGAGCTGCTGCCGGCGGTGACGACGCTGGTCGCCCTGCACTTCCAGCGCACGTTGCTGCAGCGCGCCCTCGCCCGCCTGCGCCAACAGCCGGATGCGGCGGCGCTCGAGCAGGCGGTGGCGGTGATCGAATCCGGGCGCCTGGAGGTCGCATGGCGCTGA
- a CDS encoding ubiquinone/menaquinone biosynthesis methyltransferase, whose amino-acid sequence MALTLPPPEDKAAMVQAMFDRIAPRYDLLNRLLTLRLDQGWRRRALRLLAVGPADLLVDLGCGTGDLCALGRVAGARVVGVDFAAGMLARARARRAADALVRGDACELPLRDASATVVTSAFALRNVISIPALLREAARVLRPGGRLGLLEVDEPRHPLSRWGHALYFRRAVPLLGGLLSDRAAYAYLPASTAYLPPESELLAMLAAAGFRQPRKRRLAGGIAQLLLATR is encoded by the coding sequence ATGGCGCTGACCCTGCCGCCGCCCGAGGACAAGGCAGCCATGGTCCAGGCGATGTTCGACCGCATCGCCCCGCGCTACGACCTGCTGAACCGGCTGCTCACCCTGCGCCTCGACCAGGGCTGGCGACGGCGCGCGCTCCGCCTGCTCGCCGTCGGCCCGGCCGACCTGCTGGTCGACCTCGGCTGCGGCACCGGCGATCTGTGCGCGCTCGGCCGCGTCGCCGGGGCGCGCGTCGTCGGTGTCGACTTCGCCGCCGGCATGCTCGCCCGGGCGCGCGCCCGCCGCGCCGCCGACGCCCTGGTGCGCGGCGACGCCTGCGAGCTGCCGCTGCGCGACGCCAGCGCCACCGTCGTCACCAGCGCCTTCGCGCTGCGCAACGTCATCTCCATCCCCGCGCTGCTGCGCGAAGCGGCCCGCGTGCTGCGCCCGGGCGGCCGCCTGGGGCTGCTCGAGGTCGACGAGCCGCGCCACCCGCTCAGCCGCTGGGGCCACGCCCTCTACTTCCGCCGCGCCGTGCCGCTGCTCGGCGGCCTGCTCTCCGACCGCGCCGCCTACGCGTACCTGCCGGCCTCGACCGCCTACCTGCCGCCGGAATCCGAGCTGCTGGCGATGCTCGCCGCCGCCGGCTTCCGCCAGCCGCGCAAGCGGCGCCTCGCCGGCGGCATCGCCCAGCTCCTGCTCGCCACGCGCTGA
- a CDS encoding isochorismate synthase, which yields MDPALAAPWPPPRDSLAEACGLAAARRRPVLLSIARRLADLPDPLPLVAAARRAGRATALLERTDEAIAGLGVAWSHAANGAHRFATARDAAAALFAEAVVDGDVAPLAIAAFAFAPAAPGGDWQGFPAARVLVPRLALLRRGGVATRIVTLLVEPGDAPDAVAFRLRRTLARLDEWRARPAAAAHHPCYRARPAPHPAAWQRAVAATVADIGRGHFSKLVLARTCRLDADEPFPCAAAAARLRRAYPSCTTFWLGGAGGDFLGATPELLARVDGRAVSTAALAGTAPRATTAAADDALARALLASDKDRREHAIVVDGIRAALQPLCETLAIDPVPQVVRLANAHHLRSAIAGRLTAPAHALDVVDRLHPTPAVAGQPRAAALAALPAREGLERGWYAGPLGWFDAAGDGAFDVALRCALIRGRRALLFAGAGIVAGSDPEAELDETRLKLQPLLAALMEV from the coding sequence ATGGATCCCGCCCTCGCCGCGCCATGGCCGCCGCCGCGGGACAGCCTGGCGGAGGCCTGCGGGCTCGCCGCCGCGCGCCGCCGGCCGGTGCTGCTGAGCATCGCCCGCCGGCTCGCCGACCTCCCCGATCCGCTGCCGCTGGTCGCCGCGGCGCGGCGCGCCGGACGCGCCACCGCGCTGCTCGAACGGACCGACGAGGCGATCGCCGGGCTCGGCGTCGCCTGGAGCCACGCCGCCAACGGCGCGCACCGCTTCGCGACCGCCCGCGACGCGGCGGCGGCGCTGTTCGCCGAGGCGGTCGTCGACGGCGACGTCGCGCCACTGGCGATCGCCGCCTTCGCCTTCGCCCCCGCCGCGCCGGGCGGCGACTGGCAGGGCTTCCCGGCGGCGCGCGTGCTGGTGCCGCGCCTCGCCCTCCTCCGCCGCGGCGGGGTGGCGACGCGCATCGTCACCCTGCTGGTCGAACCCGGCGACGCGCCCGACGCCGTCGCGTTCCGCCTGCGCCGGACGCTGGCGCGCCTCGACGAGTGGCGCGCCCGTCCCGCCGCGGCGGCGCATCACCCCTGCTATCGCGCCCGCCCCGCGCCGCACCCGGCGGCGTGGCAGCGCGCCGTCGCCGCCACCGTCGCCGACATCGGACGGGGCCACTTCAGCAAGCTGGTGCTCGCCCGCACCTGCCGGCTCGACGCCGACGAGCCGTTCCCGTGCGCCGCCGCGGCGGCGCGCCTGCGCCGGGCCTATCCGAGCTGCACCACCTTCTGGCTCGGCGGCGCCGGCGGCGACTTCCTGGGCGCGACGCCCGAGTTGCTGGCGCGGGTCGACGGCCGGGCGGTTTCGACGGCCGCGCTCGCCGGCACCGCTCCCCGCGCCACCACGGCCGCCGCCGACGACGCGCTGGCGCGCGCCCTCCTCGCCAGCGACAAGGACCGCCGCGAGCACGCCATCGTCGTCGACGGCATCCGCGCCGCGCTGCAGCCGTTGTGCGAGACGCTGGCCATCGACCCCGTGCCGCAGGTGGTGCGGCTGGCCAACGCGCACCACCTGCGCAGCGCCATCGCCGGCCGGCTGACGGCGCCCGCCCACGCGCTCGACGTCGTCGACCGCCTGCACCCGACGCCGGCGGTGGCCGGCCAACCGCGCGCCGCGGCGCTGGCGGCGCTGCCGGCCCGCGAAGGGCTGGAGCGCGGCTGGTACGCCGGTCCGCTCGGCTGGTTCGATGCCGCCGGCGACGGCGCCTTCGACGTCGCCCTGCGCTGCGCCCTGATCCGCGGCCGGCGCGCCCTGCTGTTCGCCGGCGCCGGCATCGTCGCCGGTTCGGATCCCGAGGCCGAGCTCGACGAGACGCGGCTCAAACTGCAGCCGTTGCTGGCGGCCCTGATGGAGGTGTGA
- the menD gene encoding 2-succinyl-5-enolpyruvyl-6-hydroxy-3-cyclohexene-1-carboxylic-acid synthase: protein MEPAVAPAPMPSSAPTYAAVRALVDAMARAGLRDVCVAPGARSTPLALVVAHDPRLRVWSHLDERSAAFFALGLGRATRRPAAVVCTSGTAAANFLPAVVEAAQARVPLLLLTADRPPELRDCGAFQAIDQLALFGRYAKWFCEVGEPSAGRAYFHAVGSRAVAVAGAAPPGPVHLNLPLREPLGPDDPRALLPDSTDVAPPPTALLTPGRLPDLDALDAALSVSARGVIVCGPLDADGETRAAIAALAAARGWPLLADATAQLRDGDHDRSHVIAAYDALLRDAATARRLAPAVVLRIGPLPISKALLTWLRDLPDCRQVVVDPSAGWDDPLQRATAIAHADVAPLCRALAARGGLAREPRWLAAWRRADAAATAAVARQLAADDACFEGSVVAALAAELPAGATLMVGNSMATRDLDTFWSGAERAVRVLCNRGANGIDGFVSTALGVAAASPGPTVALTGDLGFLHDLGGLLAAARHALRAVFVVCNNDGGGIFSYLPQADGSPAFERLFRTPHGLDLRGGVEMYGCAFRRATSRDAVAAALRAALAAPGVTVIEVPIALAGSVARHRRIWAAAGAAARAALAGSDPPARAGVPRALAANGVRYAVREWGDGPPLLLLHGFTGSGALWEEHARRLAARFHVVAPDLLGHGDSDAPADAARYAMRRAVDDLAALLDALALERVHLLGYSLGGRLALAFAVEQPARVASLILEGASPGIADADERAARRAADAQLAERLERDGLPAFVDVWMAQPLFATQARLSPAARAAARAARLRQRPAGLAGALRGIGAGSQPSYWHRLHELAMPVLLLAGAHDARFQAIARAMRARIPQAVSRIVPDAGHTTHLENPAAFQRLVRDFLAAADAAPSLSAAG from the coding sequence ATGGAGCCGGCGGTTGCCCCCGCCCCGATGCCGTCGAGCGCCCCAACCTATGCCGCGGTGCGCGCCCTGGTCGACGCCATGGCGCGCGCCGGCCTGCGCGACGTCTGCGTCGCCCCGGGCGCGCGCTCGACGCCGCTGGCGCTGGTGGTGGCGCACGATCCGCGCCTGCGCGTCTGGTCGCACCTCGACGAGCGCAGCGCGGCCTTCTTCGCCCTCGGCCTCGGCCGGGCGACGCGCCGCCCGGCGGCCGTCGTCTGCACCTCCGGCACCGCCGCCGCCAACTTCCTGCCCGCCGTCGTCGAGGCGGCGCAGGCGCGCGTGCCGCTGCTGCTGCTCACCGCCGACCGCCCGCCCGAGCTGCGCGACTGCGGCGCCTTCCAGGCGATCGATCAGCTCGCGCTCTTCGGCCGCTACGCCAAGTGGTTCTGCGAGGTCGGCGAGCCGAGCGCCGGGCGCGCCTACTTCCACGCCGTCGGCAGCCGCGCCGTGGCCGTCGCCGGCGCCGCGCCGCCCGGACCGGTGCATCTCAACCTGCCGCTGCGCGAACCGCTCGGGCCCGACGACCCGCGGGCGCTGCTGCCGGACTCGACCGACGTCGCGCCGCCGCCGACCGCGCTGCTGACGCCGGGGCGTCTGCCCGATCTCGACGCGCTGGACGCCGCGCTCTCCGTCAGCGCCCGCGGCGTCATCGTCTGCGGGCCGCTCGACGCCGACGGCGAAACCCGCGCCGCCATCGCGGCGCTGGCGGCGGCGCGCGGCTGGCCGCTGCTGGCCGACGCGACGGCGCAACTGCGCGACGGCGACCACGATCGCTCGCACGTCATCGCCGCGTACGACGCCCTGCTGCGGGATGCGGCGACGGCGCGCCGTCTGGCCCCCGCGGTCGTCCTGCGCATCGGCCCGCTGCCGATCTCGAAGGCGCTGCTGACCTGGCTGCGCGACCTCCCCGACTGCCGGCAGGTGGTGGTCGATCCGTCGGCCGGCTGGGACGATCCGTTGCAGCGCGCGACGGCCATCGCCCACGCCGACGTGGCGCCGCTCTGCCGCGCCCTGGCGGCGCGCGGCGGGCTGGCGCGCGAGCCGCGGTGGCTCGCCGCCTGGCGCCGCGCCGATGCCGCCGCCACCGCGGCGGTGGCGCGCCAGCTCGCCGCCGACGACGCCTGCTTCGAGGGCAGCGTCGTCGCCGCGCTCGCCGCCGAGCTGCCCGCCGGCGCGACGCTGATGGTCGGCAACAGCATGGCGACCCGCGACCTCGACACCTTCTGGTCCGGCGCCGAGCGCGCCGTGCGCGTGCTGTGCAACCGCGGCGCCAACGGCATCGACGGCTTCGTCTCGACCGCGCTCGGCGTCGCCGCGGCGAGCCCCGGCCCGACCGTGGCGCTCACCGGCGATCTCGGCTTCCTGCACGACCTCGGCGGCCTGCTGGCGGCGGCGCGGCATGCGCTGCGGGCGGTGTTCGTGGTCTGCAACAACGACGGCGGCGGCATCTTCTCCTACCTGCCGCAGGCCGACGGCAGCCCGGCGTTCGAGCGCCTCTTCCGCACCCCGCACGGCCTCGACCTGCGCGGCGGGGTCGAGATGTACGGCTGCGCCTTCCGTCGCGCGACCTCGCGCGACGCCGTCGCCGCCGCGCTGCGCGCCGCCCTCGCCGCGCCGGGCGTCACGGTCATCGAGGTGCCGATCGCGCTCGCGGGCAGCGTCGCGCGGCACCGGCGGATCTGGGCCGCCGCCGGCGCGGCGGCGCGCGCCGCCCTCGCCGGGAGCGACCCGCCGGCGCGCGCGGGGGTGCCGCGCGCACTGGCGGCGAACGGCGTCCGCTACGCGGTGCGCGAGTGGGGCGACGGACCGCCGCTGCTGCTGCTGCACGGCTTCACCGGCAGCGGCGCGCTGTGGGAGGAGCACGCGCGCCGGCTCGCCGCGCGGTTCCATGTCGTCGCCCCCGACCTGCTCGGCCACGGCGACAGCGACGCGCCGGCCGACGCCGCGCGCTACGCGATGCGACGCGCCGTCGACGACCTGGCGGCCCTGCTCGATGCGCTGGCGCTCGAGCGCGTCCACCTGCTCGGCTACTCGCTCGGCGGCCGACTGGCCCTCGCCTTCGCCGTCGAGCAGCCGGCGCGCGTCGCCTCGCTGATCCTCGAAGGCGCGTCCCCCGGCATCGCCGATGCCGACGAGCGCGCCGCCCGTCGCGCCGCCGACGCGCAGCTCGCGGAGCGCCTCGAGCGCGACGGCCTGCCCGCCTTCGTCGACGTCTGGATGGCGCAGCCGCTGTTCGCCACCCAGGCCAGGCTGTCGCCGGCGGCGCGCGCCGCGGCGCGCGCCGCGCGCCTGCGCCAGCGCCCCGCCGGCCTCGCCGGCGCGCTGCGCGGCATCGGCGCCGGCAGCCAGCCCTCGTACTGGCACCGCCTGCACGAGCTGGCGATGCCGGTGCTGCTCCTGGCCGGCGCCCACGACGCCAGGTTCCAGGCCATCGCGCGCGCGATGCGCGCGCGCATCCCCCAGGCCGTGTCGCGGATCGTCCCCGACGCGGGCCACACCACGCATCTCGAGAACCCGGCGGCGTTCCAGCGCCTGGTCCGCGACTTCCTCGCGGCAGCCGACGCCGCCCCGTCACTGTCCGCCGCCGGCTGA
- the menB gene encoding 1,4-dihydroxy-2-naphthoyl-CoA synthase has protein sequence MSIEWKPRRAYTDIRYEVGEGIAKITINRPEVRNAFRPQTVMELLDAFAAAREDRAVGVIILTGEGPDAFCSGGDQRVRGAAGYVGDDGVPRLNVLDLQRLIRAIPKPVIAMVAGYAIGGGHVLHLVCDLTIAADNARFGQTGPRVGSFDAGYGATLMARIVGHKKAREIWYLCRQYDAQQALAMGLVNAVVPLARLEEETVQWAREMLANSPMALRCLKAAFNADTDGLAGLQELAGNATLLFYMSEEGQEGRNAFLEKRPPDFSKYPRLP, from the coding sequence ATGTCCATCGAGTGGAAACCCCGCCGCGCCTACACCGACATCCGCTACGAGGTCGGCGAGGGCATCGCCAAGATCACCATCAACCGCCCCGAGGTGCGCAACGCCTTCCGGCCGCAGACCGTGATGGAGCTGCTCGACGCCTTCGCCGCGGCGCGCGAGGACCGCGCGGTCGGCGTCATCATCCTCACCGGCGAGGGTCCGGACGCCTTCTGCTCCGGCGGCGACCAGCGGGTGCGCGGCGCGGCCGGCTACGTCGGCGACGACGGCGTGCCGCGCCTCAACGTCCTCGACCTGCAGCGCCTGATCCGCGCCATCCCCAAGCCGGTCATCGCCATGGTCGCCGGCTACGCGATCGGCGGCGGCCACGTCCTGCACCTGGTCTGCGATCTCACCATCGCCGCCGACAATGCCCGCTTCGGCCAGACCGGACCGCGCGTCGGCAGTTTCGACGCCGGCTACGGCGCGACGCTGATGGCGCGCATCGTCGGCCACAAGAAGGCGCGCGAGATCTGGTACCTCTGCCGCCAGTACGACGCGCAGCAGGCGCTGGCGATGGGCCTGGTGAACGCCGTCGTGCCGCTGGCGCGCCTGGAGGAGGAGACGGTGCAGTGGGCGCGCGAGATGCTCGCCAACTCGCCGATGGCGCTGCGCTGCCTGAAGGCCGCCTTCAACGCCGATACCGACGGCCTGGCCGGTCTGCAGGAGCTGGCCGGCAACGCGACCCTGCTCTTCTACATGAGCGAGGAAGGCCAGGAGGGGCGGAACGCGTTCCTGGAGAAGCGGCCGCCCGACTTCTCGAAGTATCCGCGCCTGCCGTGA